From one Macrobrachium nipponense isolate FS-2020 chromosome 37, ASM1510439v2, whole genome shotgun sequence genomic stretch:
- the LOC135208929 gene encoding prisilkin-39-like — protein sequence MEIKVLVLCAALLGSTSAKCLGNNCDDGHRSPEGSSQTSGISITRPGNLIRKDSDSEGQHNSKFILGTSNTRYGETNPSGYGIGSPVGVGSSSGSFGNSRPFGYDYRVGGGTNRNDGYQGNRGNTFTDGFINSINTDSYSNDRPSGIGGGLFSGDYPGGRYPGNGGYADDGRGRYPSNSFGFSDTGYNNVFPSNNNYGGYPYGDGGYNGYEPNFLPGGGNTFTFLPGSGYVRNVGDAGGSLPGNVYFPRRNNDGFLPSGGIYTVPLGDTGRYPIYSNFNNNRGFGSTNPSFVGDSFAGNNLGGFASRYPNLYPANDNRRFFSGNNFGYPGNNFGGGSRYPSGGNGFVDGNSLPVGTNTGFVSPAINTGYGPPTVTPGYGPPTVTPGYLPPPGK from the coding sequence GAGATCAAAGTCCTAGTGCTGTGCGCCGCCCTGTTGGGGTCAACCTCCGCAAAATGCCTCGGGAATAACTGCGATGACGGACACAGGTCCCCCGAAGGATCCAGTCAGACTTCTGGCATAAGCATCACCCGCCCTGGAAACTTGATCAGGAAAGACAGCGATTCCGAAGGACAACACAATAGcaaattcattttaggaacatCCAATACACGTTACGGTGAGACAAATCCGTCCGGGTATGGCATCGGATCCCCTGTTGGCGTAGGATCCTCCAGTGGCAGCTTCGGAAACTCGAGGCCTTTTGGATATGACTACCGAGTTGGTGGTGGGACGAATCGGAATGATGGCTACCAGGGGAACAGAGGCAACACCTTCACGGATGGGTTCATTAATTCCATCAATACCGATTCTTACAGCAACGACAGACCATCTGGTATTGGTGGTGGTCTGTTCTCCGGCGATTATCCTGGAGGCCGTTATCCTGGAAATGGCGGTTATGCTGATGACGGCAGAGGGAGATATCCCTCGAATAGTTTTGGCTTCTCAGACACTGGCTACAATAATGTCTTCCCATCTAATAACAACTACGGTGGTTACCCTTATGGCGACGGTGGTTATAATGGCTATGAGCCAAACTTCCTCCCCGGTGGTGGGAATACATTCACCTTCCTCCCCGGAAGCGGATATGTACGTAATGTCGGGGACGCAGGAGGCTCCTTACCAGGGAATGTCTATTTCCCTCGAAGGAACAATGACGGCTTCCTTCCATCCGGAGGTATCTACACCGTGCCACTCGGGGACACCGGGAGGTATCCCATCTACTCGAACTTCAACAACAACAGAGGATTTGGCTCTACTAATCCCTCCTTTGTGGGAGATTCCTTCGCCGGGAATAATTTAGGTGGATTCGCCTCACGTTACCCAAATCTCTACCCCGCCAACGATAATAGAAGATTTTTCTCTGGCAATAACTTTGGGTATCCCGGGAACAATTTCGGTGGAGGTTCTCGCTATCCCTCAGGTGGTAATGGCTTTGTTGATGGCAACAGTCTCCCAGTTGGTACCAACACTGGATTCGTGTCTCCTGCCATCAACACAGGATACGGGCCTCCTACTGTCACCCCAGGATACGGGCCTCCTACTGTCACCCCAGGATACTTACCTCCACCTGGCAAGTAA